The following proteins come from a genomic window of Bubalus kerabau isolate K-KA32 ecotype Philippines breed swamp buffalo chromosome 20, PCC_UOA_SB_1v2, whole genome shotgun sequence:
- the GPR27 gene encoding probable G-protein coupled receptor 27, translating into MANASEPGSGAGGGGGEAAALGLKLATLSLLLCVSLAGNVLFALLIVRERSLHRAPYYLLLDLCLADGLRALACLPAVMLAARRAAAAAGAPPGALGCKLLAFLAALFCFHAAFLLLGVGVTRYLAIAHHRFYAERLAGWPCAAMLVCAAWALALAAAFPPVLDGGGGGDDEDAPCALEQRPDGAPGALGFLLLLAVVVGATHLVYLRLLFFIHDRRKMRPARLVPAVSHDWTFHGPGATGQAAANWTAGFGRGPTPPALVGIRPAGPGRGARRLLVLEEFKTEKRLCKMFYAVTLLFLLLWGPYVVASYLRVLVRPGAVPQAYLTASVWLTFAQAGINPVVCFLFNRELRDCFRAQFPCCQSPQATQATLPCDLKGIGL; encoded by the coding sequence ATGGCGAACGCAAGCGAACCGGGCAGCGGCGCAGGCGGCGGCGGTGGGGAGGCGGCCGCCCTGGGCCTCAAGCTGGCCACGCTCAGCCTGCTGCTGTGCGTAAGCCTGGCGGGTAACGTGCTGTTCGCGCTGCTCATCGTTCGGGAGCGCAGCCTGCACCGCGCCCCGTACTACCTGCTGCTCGACCTGTGCCTGGCCGACGGGCTGCGCGCGCTCGCCTGCCTCCCGGCCGTCATGCTGGCCGCGCGGcgggccgcggccgccgcgggggcGCCGCCGGGCGCGCTGGGCTGCAAGCTGCTCGCCTTCCTGGCCGCGCTCTTCTGCTTCCACGCCGCCTTCCTGCTGCTCGGCGTGGGCGTCACCCGCTACCTGGCCATCGCGCACCACCGCTTCTACGCCGAACGCCTGGCCGGCTGGCCGTGCGCCGCCATGCTGGTGTGCGCTGCCTGGGCGCTGGCGCTGGCCGCGGCCTTCCCGCCCGTGCtggacggcggcggcggcggcgacgacGAGGACGCGCCGTGCGCCCTGGAGCAGCGGCCCGACGGCGCCCCGGGCGCGCTGGGCTTCTTGCTCCTGCTGGCCGTGGTGGTGGGCGCCACGCACCTCGTCTACCTCCGCCTGCTCTTCTTCATCCACGACCGCCGCAAGATGCGGCCCGCGCGCCTCGTGCCCGCCGTCAGCCACGACTGGACCTTCCACGGCCCCGGCGCCACCGGCCAGGCGGCCGCCAACTGGACGGCCGGCTTCGGCCGCGGGCCCACGCCGCCGGCACTCGTGGGCATCCGGCCGGCCGGGCCAGGTCGTGGCGCTCGCCGCCTCCTCGTGCTCGAGGAGTTCAAGACGGAGAAGAGGCTGTGCAAGATGTTCTACGCCGTCACGCTGCTCTTCCTGCTCCTCTGGGGGCCCTACGTCGTGGCCAGTTACCTGCGGGTCCTGGTGCGGCCCGGCGCCGTCCCCCAGGCCTACCTGACGGCCTCCGTGTGGCTGACCTTCGCGCAGGCCGGCATCAACCCCGTCGTGTGCTTCCTCttcaacagggagctcagggactGCTTCCGCGCCCAGTTCCCCTGCTGCCAGAGCCCCCAGGCCACCCAGGCCACCCTCCCCTGCGACTTGAAAGGCATCGGTTTATAA